Proteins from a single region of Leucoraja erinacea ecotype New England chromosome 25, Leri_hhj_1, whole genome shotgun sequence:
- the arpc3 gene encoding actin-related protein 2/3 complex subunit 3: protein MPAYHSTLMDQDVKLIGNMALLPLKTQFKGPAPKETKDLDVIEEAIYYFKANVFFKNYEIKNEADRTLIYITLYITECLKKLQKCNSKNQGEKEMYTLGITNFPIPGEPGFPLNAMYAKPGHRQEDEMMRGYLQQIRQETGLRLCEKVFDQQTDKPSKWWTCFIKKQFMNKSLSAPGQ from the exons ATGCCG GCTTATCATTCAACCCTCATGGACCAGGATGTGAAGCTCATTGGAAATATGGCATTATTGCCACTGAAAACTCAATTCAAAGGGCCAGCTCCAAAAGAGA CCAAAGATCTCGATGTAATTGAAGAAGCCATCTACTATTTTAAAGCAAATGTTTTCTTTAAAAACTATGAAATAAAG AATGAAGCTGATAGAACCTTAATTTATATCACCCTCTACATCACTGAATGCCTCAAAAAACTACAAAAG TGCAACTCCAAAAATCAGGGCGAGAAGGAAATGTACACCTTGGGAATCACTAACTTCCCCATTCCTGGCGAGCCCGGATTCCCGCTCAATGCCATGTATGCAAAGCCAGGACACAGGCAGGAAGACG AGATGATGAGGGGTTACTTGCAGCAGATCAGGCAAGAAACTGGCCTGAGactttgtgaaaaagtgtttgatCAACAGACTGACAAACCCAGCAAG tGGTGGACATGCTTTATAAAGAAGCAGTTCATGAACAAAAGCCTGTCAGCGCCTGGGCAGTAA
- the gpn3 gene encoding GPN-loop GTPase 3, producing MPRYAQLVMGPAGSGKSTYCSTIQQQCEVLNRSVQVVNLDPAAEYFDYSVLADIRELIQVDDVMEDDSLRFGPNGGLIYCMEYFANNFDWLADCLGHMEDDYILFDCPGQIELYTHLPIMKQLVDQLQQWEFRVCGVFLVDSQFMVESFKFVSGVMAALSAMVSLEIPQVNIMTKMDLLNKKAKKEIERYLDPDMYSLMQDSSDIWKSKKFKKLTKAICGLVDDYSMVRFLPFDRSDDESISITLQHIDFSIQYGEDFEVKEPKEQEEDPDAPSMSDQFFQGASAD from the exons ATGCCTCGATATGCCCAGCTGGTGATGGGGCCCGCCGGCAGTGGCAAG AGCACTTACTGTTCTACCATACAGCAGCAATGTGAGGTGTTGAATCGGTCTGTGCAGGTTGTGAACCTTGACCCTGCTGCCGAATACTTTGACTATTCTGTTTTGGCAG ATATCCGGGAGCTCATCCAAGTAGACGATGTGATGGAAGATGACTCATTGAGATTTGGTCCAAATGGTGGGCTCATTTACTGCATGGAATACTTTGCCAACAACTTTGATTGGTTGGCAGATTGCCTTGGGCACATGGAGGATGATTATATACTCTTTGATTGTCCAG GACAGATTGAGCTATATACTCACCTGCCAATAATGAAACAGCTTGTGGACCAGTTACAGCAGTGGGAGTTTCGTGTTTGTGGGGTATTTCTAGTTGATTCTCAGTTTATGGTGGAGTCGTTTAAG TTTGTATCAGGTGTAATGGCAGCCCTCAGTGCTATGGTGTCTCTGGAAATTCCGCAGGTCAACATCATGACAAAAATGGATTTACTTAACAAGAAAGCAAAAAAAGAAATTGAAAG ATATTTAGACCCCGATATGTATTCACTGATGCAAGACTCCTCTGATATTTGGAAAAGCAAGAAATTTAAGAAATTAACCAAAGCAATTTGTGGATTG GTTGATGACTACAGCATGGTTCGTTTTTTGCCATTTGACCGTTCCGATGATGAAAGTATTTCCATCACTCTTCAGCATATTGACTTTTCCATTCAGTATGGAGAGGACTTTGAAGTCAAAGAACCAAAG GAGCAAGAAGAGGATCCTGATGCTCCAAGCATGAGCGATCAATTTTTCCAAGGTGCAAGTGCTGACTGA